CCAGAACGAGTATTACCGGGCCTTGCAGGAGAGTACCCGCCTGACAGACTCTGCGCCCTTCATCTCTTTCATGCTGCGGATGATTCTGGCGGCCGTGAGCGTATCCGTTCCCCAGGATGCCCCCCAAGTCAGCCCCCAAGTCAGCAAACTGCTGACGGTGATCCGAGGTGAGATGAGCCGCGAGGCGTTGCAGTCCGTCCTTGGGTTGTCGGATCGCAAATCCTTCCGCCGGCGTTATCTCCTGCCGGCCCTGGCCGATGGCCTGATAGAAATGACCCTCCCCGACAAGCCCAACAGCCGCCTGCAGCAATATCGCCTCACCGACAAGGGCCGCCAATGGTTGAAGCAGTATGGCGATGGTTGACCCGAGTTGACTCACGTCTGCCGGAACTTTATCCCCGGGGGCTCAAGGGTTTATCAGCGTCTATCGGCGACTGAGGCTTTTTCCTCTTTCCAAGCGCCCAGCGCCCAGCGCCCTATGCCCAGCGCCCATCAATTGATTTACATTCGCGCTGAAATCGGATAAGTTGTCAGCATTGTTTGACTTGTCCGGGAGGGATTCATGCAGTACCAGAGGGGGACAACTTGAGGGAATGATGACCGTCCGTGTCGGCCTGTGCCGAGCGGGCGGTTTTGGTTTCGGGAGGGAGGCATGAGCCACATGGATGTGGTACGCATCGAGCGATCGATCAGGATTATTCGTGGGGATAAAGTTATCCTTGATGAGGATCTGGCTGCCTTGTATGGAGTCGCGACTAAAAACCTTATCCAGGCCGTCAAGCGAAATATGGATCGGTTTCCTGCCGACTTCATGTTTCAGTTGATAAATCAGGAATTTAAAGACTTGAGATCACAAATTGTGACCTCAAGTCAGTGGGGTGGTAGGCGCACACCACCCTATGCATTTTCCGAGCAGGGCGTGGCGATGCTTTCCAGCGTGCTTCGCAGTCCGAGGGCCGTGCATCTTCTATCAGTTTCTGCGCCTTGGAAATTTTTCTGTTAATTGGTTCTTGCTTGCAGGGAAATTTTGTGACATTCTGTCACAAAATTTCCCTGATTGAGGTGGATATGGAACAGGAACCGATTTGGATCGTTAAGAGGGCAGTGGATGCTTTGGGCTATGAACAAACTGCAGATGAACTCGGCAAGTCAGCAAGGACAGTGCGGAGATGGGTTGCGGGAGAAGCCAGCCCTTCGAAAAGTGATTTACTTGTGTTGGAACAACTTCTGTTTGACTTCTATCGTCCAGCCCAAGGGACAGGTGATTTTACTTTTATTGATTTATTTGCTGGTATCGGCGGAATAAGGAGAGCCTTTGAGGCTTACGGTGGGAGATGCATTTTCACCAGTGAATGGGATGAATATGCGCAGAAAACATACAGAGCCAATTTTGATGACAGTCATGATCTGGCAGGTGACATAAATGAAATTATCGGTGAAGTAAGAACTCATATCCCGCAAACCCCCGATGTACTGCTTGCAGGTTTTCCCTGTCAGCCGTTCTCTATCGCAGGGGTGAGCAAAAAGAACGCACTAGGCCGTCCTCACGGATTTGCATGCAAGGACCAAGGGAATCTCTTTTTTCATATAGCATCAATGCTTGAAGACCTCAGACCTCCTGCTTTTCTGCTTGAAAATGTCAAAAACCTTGAACGACATGATAAGGGAAAAACATTCGACGTAATCAAGTACACTCTTGAAAAGGAACTGGGGTATCAGGTTTTTCATAAGGTGATTGACGCAAAGGGGTTTGTACCGCAACATCGGGAACGAATATTTATAGTTGGCTTTGATGGTAAAACTGATTTTTCATGGAATGACCTCAACTTGCCTGATCCGAAGTCGAAGACCTTGGGAGATATACTGCTTCCTGATGACGAGGTTGATGCAAAGTACACTCTTTCAGATAAACTTTGGTTGTACCTTCAGAATTATGCCGCCAAGCACAAGGCTGCTGGAAATGGTTTTGGGTTTGGAATGACTAAACGGGAAGACATTGCCAGAACGCTCTCAGCTCGATACTACAAGGATGGCAGTGAAATTCTCGTATATCAGGGGCCCAAGAAGAATCCGAGGCGTCTTACACCACGTGAATGCGCTCGACTTATGGGTTATCCGGACTCTTTCAGAATCCCTGTCTCAGACACTAGGGCCTACAAGCAGTTTGGAAATTCGGTTGTCGTTCCAGTTGTTCAGGAGGTTGCTCGTATTATGGTTCCTCATGTTTTGGCGCTTAAAAAAGCTCGTGTCAATAAGTATGAAGTTGTTCTTTGCTCTTTTGGTAATCCAGACCACGGACAAGTTAGTCCCCAAAGCCCGAGCCGAAGAGTGTGGGTTGATTCTCTTGACGAGGCCTCGAAGTCTTGCCGGGAGTATATCAATCAGTGGAATCTTGGAAGTGGTAACTGGACAGGGGAGGCGGGTAATGTTTACCTGAATGGTATTAAGGTTGCTTCCATATCTTACAACGGAAGAATATGGAGTGAGAATTTAACGTTATCATCTAATGGCTGATATTGTTGATAAGAAAACAAGAAGCCGGATGATGTCAGGTATCCGGGGTAAGAACACCCGCCCAGAGTTACTAATCCGGAGAAAGTTGCATTCTCTAGGCTTCAGATATCGTATTCATGATAAGCGTTTTCCTGGCAAGCCTGATATTTTGTTGCCAAAGTACCATGCTGCAATTTTTGTTCATGGATGTTTTTGGCATGGTCATGATTGCCATCTTTTTAAACAACCAACTTCTAATATCATTTTTTGGAAGAAAAAAATTGAAAGAAACAGGCAGTTAGATATCAAAAACAGAGAATTGTTTAAAATTTCTGGTTGGCGACTTCTTATTGTTTGGGAATGTTCATTGAAGGGGAAAAAGCGTCTGCTTCTTGATGATGTCATTCAGAGAATATCAGATTGGATAAAGTCCGATAATTTAGAATGTGAGATTAGGGGGTATGAAACTTCAGACACTAAAAACGATGATGGCAGATAACGGTTGCCGGACCATCATTTGTAAGGTCCTGGCTGCCAATGATAACAGGAAACAACAGATTTATCTGGGGGGGAATTTTACAGCAATTAATCTACTGCCGTTCCGAGAGATTCGACCAGACCCTGATAAATCTCATATCCTGAAGGCTGGACTTGATTTCTGGTGGCTTTCTGAAGATGGATCTAGTCATCCCGCACCTAAAGCTCAGCTTATACTTTATTCACAGTACCCTGAAGTACGGTTTTCAGGGTTTCTTGCGCGATGTCCTAATGCCCCTTCCGAAATGATGGATGAGTCCCTAAGGTTGTCGGGAAGAATCCTCTTCATGGGTATTCGGCAAGATGGCAAGATTGTTGGATACCTTTGCCACCCTGAAAGTGAACTTGCTAAGGAATTTAGGACATTAAAAGGACTGTCTCAGCAAGGAGTATTTATAGAACTGGGGCTGGATGAGGAATCCGGCCAAGAAGAAATTGTTCTCCTGACTGAGCTTAGAAGAATCTATATGATGGGCTGGATAAGGTCGAAGCGTTTGGGTAGCAAAGGGCAGTTACTTCCATGTGAGGCCCCACAGTGCGGTGGCTACACCTTGGAGGCGGAACTTGGAATTATCCCTAATGGTGTTTCAGAACCAGACTTCCACGGGTATGAGGTGAAACAGCATAATGTCACTTCGTTTGACCGTATAGATGTAGGTGTGTTGACACTCATGACTCCTCAACCAACTGGTGGGTATTACAAAGAAAAGGGGGTAGAAGCATTTGTCCGCAGGTTTGGCTATCCAGACATGACAGGCAGGGCTGGCAGGGAAGACAGGCTAAACTTTGGGGGTATTCATAGGGCAGGAGTACGCCATTCAAGAACCGGACTTACGCTTTCCCTGATTGGTTTTGATCCGGTTGAAGGAAAAATTCACGATGCTACTGGTGGTATCGCCTTGCTTTCCAGTACTGGTGAGGAGGCCGCTATCTGGCACTATGCAGATATCATGAAGCATTGGAACAGGAAACACGCTAAAGCCGCTTACGTCCCGAGCATTAAAAGGAAAACCCCGGATTTATGTTATCAATACGGCAGCGTTGTTCGGATAGGTGAGGGGACTGATTTCCTGTTGTATTTGAAAGCCATGAACGAGGGGCAGGTTTATTACGATCCAGGGATTAAACTTGAGAATGCATCTACAAAACCAAAGGCCAAGCATCGGAGCCAGTTCAGGATGAAGTCGGCACACCTTCCGAGTTTGTACCATCGAATGAGAAAGATTGATTTGTCAGCGTGGTCAACTTCTACCTCTACAACATGACCATCGCTTGTGTCGCCGGGCACGGCAAGTTGTCCAAAAAATATGAATGCGGTTGCAAGGTTTCGGTCGTCACGACATCCAGAGATAACTGGAATGTTGGCACCTATAACACCTAGGAGACGTTGTTAAGAAATTCACTTTCTCAGCCGTTCAAAGTCCTGCTCCTTGAGCAAGCCCATGTCCAGGTAACGCTTTTGCCCCCACTTGGTACCGGCAATGGGATCCGGGGCTGATTGCCCTAGAGCAACCGGTCGGTCTTGCTGGCCATGATGAAGTCGTTGCGATGCAGACCGCCGATCTTATGCGGCCCCCGGTCTGTTGCGATTGCTGAAATCCGCGGGCACGGGACTGGATTTCTGATATTCTGAACGCTGAACATCAGTTGTCCGGGATACCAATGAAACAGCTCCTCCCCATCCTCTTCGGCTCACTTCTGCTCCCATCTCCGGTCAGTGCCGCGCTGGAGGGCTCCTTCGTCTATTTTCCCACCGCCGAGCTGGTCACCACTCCTGCCGCGGTCGGGCTGGCGTATGAAGATGTCTTCTTCACCGCAGCGGACGGCACCGCGTTGCACGGCTGGTATCTTCCCGGAGAGCCGGGCAGGCCGCTGCTGGTTTTCTGCCACGGCAATGCTGGCAACATCTCCCACCGGGTCGACAATCTGCGGCTGCTGCGTGAGTTGGGGCTGACGGTTTTTATCTTCGATTATCGAGGTTACGGGCGCAGTTCGGGTACGCCGAGCGAAGCTGGAACCTACAGCGACCTGCGCGGCGCTCTCGTCTGGTTGCAACAGAAGGGCTGGAAGCAGGAACAGATGGTCTATTTCGGTCGCTCCCTGGGAGCTGCGGTCGCTCTGCAGCTCGCTCTCGAGGAGCCTCCGGCAGCTCTGATTCTCGAATCGCCCTTTACCTCCATCGGGGCGATGGGCAGGCATCACTCACCGCTGCTCTGGCTGCTTGGCGGTTGGCTGCTGAATACCCGTTACGATAGTCTGGGCAAGATATCCGACCTTAGAGTGCCGTTGATGATTCTCCATGGCGATGAGGATGAAATCGTCCCCCAGCAGATGGGGCGGCAGCTGTTCGAGCGTGCGCCGCAGCCGAAACGGTTTCATTCCCTGCCGGGGGCAGGGCACAACAACAGCTACGAGGTCGGTGGAGAGGCCTACCGGAACTGGTGGCGCGAGTTTCTGACGGAAATACGCTGACCGACAACCGGGGGACGTTGTTAAGAAATTCACTTTCTCTACCTCGATAATCCCCAAGTTCCCGTTCTGAAACAGAGACCAATTGACAGCATCTTTGTCTGGTGCTATTAATCGACCATTGAGGAGGTGCCGATATGAGGGTGAAATTTTCTGAAGATATCGTCCCTTTAACGGACATGAAGGTGAATCCGGGGAAGATCGTCAAGCTTACCAACCAGACTCATCGTCCCATCCTGCTGACCAGTCGCGGTCGAGGCATTGCGGTTATGCAGTCCCTTGAAGATTTTGAGCGTGCCGAAGAAGAAAAAGAGTTCATGCGGGCCGTGGTGGCGGGGCTTGATGATCTTGACAACCAGCGGGAGGTCGACCTCAAGGCGGCAAAAGAACGTCTGGGTCTGTAAAGATGTCCAATCAGCTCCCTTGTGTGACCATTTCCTTTGCCGAATCTGCAATAAGGGATTTGGAAGATGTTCTGGATTTTTACCGGGAACAGCAGGTACCGGAAGTCGGCGATCGATTTGTCAGAGAGATTGTCGCCGCGGTTGAAAACTTGAGTGGCCATCCTGACCGGGGGAGAATTGTTCCGGAATTCAACAGCCCCCAACTGAGAGAGCTGATCCATCCCCCCTTTCGAATTGTTTATCGGCGTTTCCCGGAGAAAATCAGTATCGTTCGCATCTGGCGGAGTGAGCGGCTGTTGCGATTGCCGGGGTGACAACCGGGGGGCGTTGTTAAGAAATTCACTTTCTTTCCCTTGACAACCCGGTCGTTCCCGGCTGTTATCTGCTATAACTTCAAGTCACACCTCAACACTTGCAACCAGGAGTCAACCCATGTCGCTGCTGAAACGAATGTCCCTGGTCATCGCTGCCATCCTCTTCTGTTTCCCTCACCTTGCCCTGGCCGCCGGTCATGAACAGACCACGACAATCGGTGGTGGGCAGGCCCATCACATGAAGCCGCAGACCTTACATCGTGTCCCGCTTTCCCCCGAACTGCGGACGCTGCTCAACCAGGAAATGGGGTTGATCCAGCAGGGGGTGATGGAGCTGGTGCCGGCCATCGCGGCCGGCGACTGGGACAAGGTTGCCGACATCGGCCAGAAGATCAAGGCGAGTTTTATTCTCAAGCAGAAACTGACTGCGGCCCAGAAAGAGGAGCTGCACCGGGTGCTGCCGCAGCAGTTCATCGAGATGGACATGGATTTTCACACGTCGGCGGGGATGCTGGCCCATGCGGCGGAGATGAAGAACGCGGATGTGGTCAACTTCTACCTTTACAAGATGACCACCGCCTGCGTCGCCTGCCACGGCAAGTTTGCCACGGAACGTTTTCCCGGGTTGGCACAGGGTGCCGATGAGGGTCATCAACACTGAACCAGGACGTTGTACCCGC
This region of Geothermobacter hydrogeniphilus genomic DNA includes:
- a CDS encoding type II toxin-antitoxin system RelE/ParE family toxin: MSNQLPCVTISFAESAIRDLEDVLDFYREQQVPEVGDRFVREIVAAVENLSGHPDRGRIVPEFNSPQLRELIHPPFRIVYRRFPEKISIVRIWRSERLLRLPG
- a CDS encoding alpha/beta hydrolase → MKQLLPILFGSLLLPSPVSAALEGSFVYFPTAELVTTPAAVGLAYEDVFFTAADGTALHGWYLPGEPGRPLLVFCHGNAGNISHRVDNLRLLRELGLTVFIFDYRGYGRSSGTPSEAGTYSDLRGALVWLQQKGWKQEQMVYFGRSLGAAVALQLALEEPPAALILESPFTSIGAMGRHHSPLLWLLGGWLLNTRYDSLGKISDLRVPLMILHGDEDEIVPQQMGRQLFERAPQPKRFHSLPGAGHNNSYEVGGEAYRNWWREFLTEIR
- a CDS encoding type II toxin-antitoxin system Phd/YefM family antitoxin; this encodes MRVKFSEDIVPLTDMKVNPGKIVKLTNQTHRPILLTSRGRGIAVMQSLEDFERAEEEKEFMRAVVAGLDDLDNQREVDLKAAKERLGL
- a CDS encoding very short patch repair endonuclease translates to MADIVDKKTRSRMMSGIRGKNTRPELLIRRKLHSLGFRYRIHDKRFPGKPDILLPKYHAAIFVHGCFWHGHDCHLFKQPTSNIIFWKKKIERNRQLDIKNRELFKISGWRLLIVWECSLKGKKRLLLDDVIQRISDWIKSDNLECEIRGYETSDTKNDDGR
- a CDS encoding MvaI/BcnI family restriction endonuclease — translated: MKLQTLKTMMADNGCRTIICKVLAANDNRKQQIYLGGNFTAINLLPFREIRPDPDKSHILKAGLDFWWLSEDGSSHPAPKAQLILYSQYPEVRFSGFLARCPNAPSEMMDESLRLSGRILFMGIRQDGKIVGYLCHPESELAKEFRTLKGLSQQGVFIELGLDEESGQEEIVLLTELRRIYMMGWIRSKRLGSKGQLLPCEAPQCGGYTLEAELGIIPNGVSEPDFHGYEVKQHNVTSFDRIDVGVLTLMTPQPTGGYYKEKGVEAFVRRFGYPDMTGRAGREDRLNFGGIHRAGVRHSRTGLTLSLIGFDPVEGKIHDATGGIALLSSTGEEAAIWHYADIMKHWNRKHAKAAYVPSIKRKTPDLCYQYGSVVRIGEGTDFLLYLKAMNEGQVYYDPGIKLENASTKPKAKHRSQFRMKSAHLPSLYHRMRKIDLSAWSTSTSTT